Proteins encoded together in one Pyramidobacter piscolens W5455 window:
- a CDS encoding methyltransferase family protein, producing the protein MENNALQKLRAWAFKQRGGIWTVLFLVILVLARPLPGRIVPGLILVLLGQLLRFWGVGCITLYRGEEVKAQRLATWGPYALVRNPLYVANGLLGLGWAWMSGNVPTLVFAAAFYVLYGVLIVPHEEAFLARKFGREYEDYKKRVGRFVPKNFSREALSHVGAGGYDASILLKSEIHSLLVTVVGTALILSRLWW; encoded by the coding sequence ATGGAGAATAACGCTTTGCAGAAACTTCGCGCCTGGGCGTTCAAACAGCGCGGCGGCATTTGGACGGTGCTGTTTCTGGTGATCCTCGTTCTGGCGCGCCCGCTGCCGGGGCGCATCGTTCCCGGGCTGATCCTGGTGCTCCTCGGGCAGCTGCTGCGCTTCTGGGGCGTGGGCTGCATCACGCTCTACCGCGGCGAGGAAGTCAAGGCGCAGCGCTTGGCGACGTGGGGGCCCTACGCGCTGGTCCGCAATCCGCTGTACGTGGCCAACGGTTTGCTGGGGCTGGGCTGGGCGTGGATGTCGGGCAACGTCCCCACGCTCGTCTTTGCGGCGGCGTTTTACGTGCTCTACGGCGTGCTGATCGTGCCTCATGAAGAGGCGTTCCTGGCGCGGAAGTTCGGTCGGGAGTACGAGGATTACAAAAAGCGCGTCGGGCGCTTCGTCCCGAAAAACTTTTCCCGCGAAGCGCTGTCCCATGTCGGCGCCGGCGGGTACGACGCCTCCATCCTGCTGAAAAGCGAGATCCATTCGCTGCTGGTCACGGTCGTCGGCACGGCGCTGATCCTTTCGCGCCTGTGGTGGTGA
- the smpB gene encoding SsrA-binding protein SmpB encodes MEPKKDHVVALNRKARHDYFVVDTFECGVVLTGTEIKSVRTGKVNLKDGYAKFERGELWLMNVHISPYEKASWYQHDPRQNRKLLLHKSELRRLGARVKEKGFTLIPLSMYLKEGRIAKVALALAQGKNAHDRRDAIIERDAKRAIARELRNRGKEY; translated from the coding sequence ATGGAACCAAAGAAAGACCATGTGGTCGCGCTGAACCGCAAAGCGCGCCACGACTACTTCGTTGTCGATACCTTCGAATGCGGCGTCGTGCTGACCGGCACGGAGATCAAGTCGGTGCGCACCGGCAAAGTCAATTTGAAAGACGGCTACGCCAAGTTCGAACGCGGCGAGCTGTGGCTCATGAACGTCCACATCTCCCCGTACGAAAAGGCCAGCTGGTACCAGCACGATCCGCGCCAAAACCGCAAGCTGCTGCTCCACAAGTCGGAACTGCGGCGGCTCGGCGCCAGGGTCAAAGAAAAAGGCTTCACGCTCATCCCGCTTTCCATGTATCTGAAAGAAGGACGTATCGCGAAAGTCGCGCTGGCCCTCGCGCAGGGCAAAAACGCGCACGACCGCCGCGACGCGATCATCGAACGCGACGCCAAGCGCGCCATCGCACGGGAGCTGCGCAACCGCGGCAAAGAGTATTAG
- the trpS gene encoding tryptophan--tRNA ligase, which yields MNEATRTERKKVILSGIQPTGIFTLGNYIGAVRNWGKMQEDYDCAYFIADLHSLTVRQEPAKLRKQTLDAFALLLACGIDPEKSLVFIQSHVHAHAELSWILSCYSMFGELARMTQFKDKSAKHVDNVNAGLFTYPALMAADILLYQADYVPVGEDQRQHLEFTRDVVTRFNNIYGEVFRMPDAYIPEAGARIMSLQEPTKKMSKSDTNVNAFISILDEPNAIVNKFKRAVTDSETVVCHREGKDGINNLMSIYSVVTGESYERIERDFAGKGYGDFKLAVGEAVAEELRPIREKFAALTADKAALEALYRQGAETAAHIAEKTLGKVKKKLGLLPR from the coding sequence GTGAACGAAGCGACGCGGACGGAACGGAAAAAAGTGATTCTCAGCGGCATCCAGCCGACGGGAATTTTTACGCTGGGCAATTACATAGGCGCGGTGCGCAACTGGGGCAAAATGCAGGAAGACTACGACTGCGCCTATTTCATCGCCGACCTGCACTCGCTGACGGTGCGCCAGGAGCCGGCCAAACTGCGCAAGCAGACGCTGGACGCCTTTGCGCTGCTGCTGGCCTGCGGCATCGATCCCGAAAAGAGCCTGGTTTTCATTCAGAGCCACGTACACGCTCACGCCGAACTGAGCTGGATCCTGTCCTGCTACTCCATGTTCGGCGAGCTGGCGCGCATGACCCAGTTCAAGGACAAATCGGCCAAACACGTCGACAACGTCAACGCCGGGCTGTTCACCTACCCCGCGCTGATGGCGGCCGACATCCTGCTTTACCAGGCCGATTACGTTCCCGTCGGCGAAGACCAGCGCCAGCATTTGGAGTTCACCCGCGACGTGGTGACTCGCTTCAACAACATCTACGGCGAGGTGTTCCGCATGCCCGACGCCTACATTCCCGAGGCCGGCGCGCGCATCATGTCGCTGCAGGAACCGACGAAGAAGATGTCCAAGTCGGACACGAACGTCAACGCGTTCATCTCCATCCTCGACGAGCCGAACGCCATCGTCAACAAGTTCAAGCGTGCCGTCACCGACAGCGAGACCGTCGTCTGTCACCGCGAAGGCAAGGACGGCATCAACAACCTGATGAGCATCTACTCGGTCGTCACCGGCGAAAGTTACGAACGGATCGAACGCGATTTTGCCGGCAAGGGCTACGGCGATTTCAAGCTCGCCGTCGGCGAAGCCGTCGCGGAAGAGCTGCGCCCGATCCGCGAGAAATTCGCCGCGCTGACGGCCGACAAGGCGGCGCTGGAAGCGCTTTATCGCCAGGGGGCGGAAACGGCCGCCCATATCGCCGAAAAAACTCTGGGCAAGGTCAAGAAAAAACTCGGCCTGCTGCCCCGCTGA
- a CDS encoding IclR family transcriptional regulator has translation MADSIKSEATSRTLEHGLDVLMCFLKDHRELSLTEIARTVGRNTTSTYRLIQTLAEKGFLSRNPENRKYFPGMTVKMLGELVDDKEELRLAAHPYLVKAHREFNENVSVYIYHNFKRLCIDRIESTHPLRQTVLVGEELPLTLGGGGTALLAFLPPKVQAAVMKSEPGISPEKLREIREKGYAVSYDEMGQGSVGIGVPIFDKNGQVLAALNLSGPTNRLTGDVVTRGVARLREIAAQVTSELS, from the coding sequence ATGGCGGATTCAATTAAAAGCGAGGCGACGTCGAGAACTTTGGAACATGGGCTCGACGTGCTCATGTGCTTTCTGAAAGATCATCGGGAGCTTTCGTTGACGGAGATCGCCAGGACGGTCGGCCGCAACACGACGAGCACCTATCGGCTGATCCAGACGCTGGCGGAAAAAGGGTTCCTGTCGAGGAATCCCGAGAACCGCAAGTATTTTCCCGGCATGACGGTAAAAATGCTCGGGGAGCTTGTGGACGATAAAGAGGAACTGCGCCTTGCGGCGCACCCCTATCTGGTCAAAGCGCACAGGGAATTCAACGAGAACGTTTCCGTGTATATTTATCATAACTTCAAGCGCCTCTGCATCGACCGCATCGAAAGCACGCATCCGCTGCGTCAGACCGTGCTGGTCGGAGAGGAACTGCCGCTGACGCTGGGCGGCGGCGGGACGGCGCTGCTGGCGTTTTTGCCGCCCAAGGTGCAGGCGGCGGTGATGAAGTCCGAGCCCGGCATTTCGCCGGAGAAGCTGCGGGAAATTCGCGAAAAAGGGTACGCCGTCTCCTACGATGAAATGGGGCAGGGAAGCGTGGGGATCGGCGTCCCCATTTTCGACAAAAACGGGCAGGTCCTCGCGGCGCTGAATCTCTCCGGGCCGACCAACCGTTTGACGGGCGACGTCGTCACGCGCGGAGTGGCCCGTTTGCGGGAGATCGCGGCGCAGGTCACTTCGGAACTGTCATAA